The DNA segment AGAAGCAAAATCTATTCATCTAGAATCAAGAAATGATGCAAGAATTGAGTAATGGGAAGATTTATGACCATTAAAGAAGCAAATTGAGAAGGAGCGAGATTGAGGAGTAAGAATCAAGAAGCGAGAGTGAGATCTTCGCCCATCACACatgtatttttgttgttttggtAATTTCACCCTGAAGTAGGTAGAAGGCCAAAAAACTTACGTTTTCAAAACAATCTCATTTGGTCCCTTAAAAGAAGTCATCTGTTCAAAAATCCTGAGAAAGGGATCTTCTTACTTCTTGTTCGGTCTATTTTTTAATGCGTAATACTTCTACATCCCAATCTCAAcgaacataaaaataataataataataataataataatcaaaatatttcaaaaaaaaaagaaagcagGAAGAATTTGACATGATAAATTATTATTAGACAATTTGATGAAGGATAGATGTTGTCAACGACGCACTtttaagtatttttctttttgaatttcTATTTTGTGTCCGGTTAAAATGGGATACACTAAGTATTgctgttttaaaaaaaaaaattgaattaaacttCAATcagtaattaaattaatactttttctttaaaatcaagTATAAAAAGTAACGATAAAGtaccaaattttttttctttctttttcttttttaagattaaaaaaaaccacCAGTAAAACCATCCAAATCTAACtacaaatcaaaattgagcAGAAATAAATGTTCAAACCTGGCAAAAATGAACCTTCAACCTAGCAacaattattatcattattattttatttttattttatgactAGACACAAAAATGCTCACATACACAtccaaattctataaataaataattttacaattttattcaaattaatacttCAACCTATTTGATTTATGAGTTATGTTTGtacaaaaaaatacaaaaaattcaaaccctaaactaCTTCAACTCTTTTTTACCCCAATCATGAATTTATGGTTgaattaaagagaaaaatggtaaaaataattcaaaattatatttaattaacgaaggagaaaaatgaatcaatctacaaaaagaaaaaaaaaattgaaaagtttaaagcaAATCTAGAAAATTCTATCCTTCGACACAGTCTAACTCTTTCAATATTAAATTGTGCTAGTGACTCGGTTGACCAAGGATAAAATAATGCTAATAATAATACTTAGGGCATGTCTATTTTTCCATCTACATCCACATATTATTAAGAGGATTAGATGCTACCTCGACTACATTTATTCTATATAGTCGTCTTTTtgttatatcgtatatatatatttatatatatcacATGATAAATTTTGATTAGATTAGTACAAATATAGATGCTTTTCTATTATTAAAAAGTAACCATATTATACTAactttattgatatttttttttcacaaaatataaacactttaataatCCAAGCCTAACTCAACGGtaactataattaaattcctttctagtGGGCGAAAAGTTGGATTCCAATCCTCAAGTGGTTgtaaaaaatatacatatatatatatatatatatatatattaattattatatatatcatatatctttttaagtaaaaagttttttttgaagaaaaatggaaCTCAAATGTGGGTAAAATAAGGCATAGAAATATAAAGCAAGCAGAGGATGAACAATGGGCAGAGAAAAGTATAAACTTTGTACAGAAtcatattcttttctttcttctaccTCTGGTTTTTGGGTCTCTTTCCTTTTACATATTCTCTTGTTCCTTGTGGCTGTCCttcgaacaccaccacaagtttTCAACGAATAAAAATCCTTTTTTCACTATTTAAACCCTTCAAATCCATCTGCCTCCTTCTTAAATTTCAACGCCGATCTTACTCTGTTTCAACTACAAAAACCAGAGCAACCTTGTTTTCACTACTAAACCACTGAAAATCCATCTGGGTTCCTCTATAATTTGAAGAACAATCTAGCAACCCAACAAAACAAAATGCCAATAAACCCGAATCTCCTTGACCTGCAATACAACGTCTCAAAGAAAAAGTTCCTCAGGGAACCTTCCCGGCTGTTCTCCTTCAAGGATCGGCAGAGCTCCGGGCTCCGGCGGGCGCTGCAGCCGAGCACGGAGGAGATAAAGCAGATCTTCAACAAGTTCGATAGAAACAGAGACGGGAGGATCTCAAAGAATGAATATAGGGGAATTCTGAAAGCGCTCGGGAGAGAGAATTCAATGGAAGAGGTGCAGAATATTTTCAGGGCGGTGGATGCCGACGGCGATGGGTACATAAACTTGAACGAGTTTATGGAGGTTCACCGGAGCGGCGGCGGAGTTCAGGCGAGAGAGATTGAATTTGCTTTCAAGACGTTCGATTTGAATGGGGATCGGAAGATTAGTGCAGAGGAAGTGATGAGGGTGTTGAGGGGATTGGGAGAGAAGTGTAGCATTGAGGATTGCCGGCGGATGGTGAGGGCGGTGGATAACGACGGCGACGGCATGGTGGACATTAATGAGTTTATGACTATGATGACTCGCTCTGCAAAGTATTAGAGAATGAGTCTTTCTAAGTTTGAGCTTTAAGGGATCTTTAATGGCGTTTCATAGATTGTAAAATTGTTGGTATAATGTAAAGGCTTTGTGTTAATTTGGAATTACTACTATTTCCATTTCATAACAATTCAACttcactttttctttctttctttcctttttttagtTATAGGAGGGTAGGTTAGAACAATTGACCTTTTTTAGATTTAATTGGTGTCTAATCCATTAAATTAGGTTTCAATTTGATCGTAACGATTTAATATTTAGTGTTTAAGTTAAGTATCTACATCAACCGGTCAGAGTTTATAAATATCTTCGTCCTTAAATACAATGTACaaatattaatgaaatttgaatagAATAATACTTTGTTCTATCCATCTCTATTGCATCTCCTTCTATATTTGGGCGCAATCTAAGATGCACCCAAGTATTTTTCATATGAAAAATGTTGATAAAAAGTAGTCAAAATAACTATAATATATGTGCTAATAAGAAGACTTATTATGACTTAATAAAGAAAAGAGTAGGATCTAGCATATGAATGACCTAAAATTGGGAGAAAAATGAACTATCatctactttttaaaattgaggGTTTTTGATATTTTACATACGTCATATTTGCTTGAGATTTCCAAAACGGAACCTCAATTACGCAAATTGGCCTCTCGCTCTCGTTCTCCCACTCTACTCACTCCCTCGATCTCCTCTTTCTCTAAATCTTTACgctctctcgctctcactcGCTCTTGATCTCCTCTCTCTATAAGTCTCCTCCTCTCACTCGCTCTCAGTCTCCTCTCTCCCTCGCTTCACTCTCTCACTCTTCGCTCTCCTCTTTCTCGGTCTCTTTCTCACCCCATTATATCTAATGTCCGCGATGGCCACCAATGATACCTTTGCAATATTTTGATGGCCAACGACGAATGtagaaagggaaagaaaatgGAGAATGGGCACAACGAATGGAGAaaggaaaatagaaaagaaaaggaagaggaagagtgGAAAAGAAATTAAgggtaattttataattttgatcgATGATGATATAAGCAAGAGGGCAAAACTTTTAAGTTTCAAAAGGTGAGGCAAAAATCATTTTTACCTTTGGAATTGAGTCTATTATAATTATCTCAAAAGGGTAATAGTTAATGAACTAGaaggtttaaatattatttaaggCCCtgcatttttagtttttgttattttagCATTTATTCTTCTAAAACATGTTTGGGTACttatattttcaacttttgttcattttagtttttgttctttcaaaatctttttatcggtttttatatattaaaaagtgacattttttttatctcttcattttcattttatcaaaatgttagcatgatattttattaactaaagcctcgtttggtaatcatttgagttttagttttgttttttaaaattaagcctaaagATACTAtcccacctctaaatttcttccttgttatcaactttttaccaatagtttaaaaaactaagccaaatttagaaaactaaaaaaaatatataactttaaAACTTTGTTCTTGGCTAAAAATTTGACCATTGtactaaataaaaatgaaaatcataagaaattaagaggaaataagcttaattttcaaaaataaaaaacaaaagacgaaatagttaccaaaagggatctaattttttttaaaatatagccataaaattttattagatgatTTATATTGTGTATACAGtttcattcaaaaaaaaattataaaagaaatcaaagtggtcaatttttaaaattacaaaaaccaaaataaataaagtcaaaattacataaactaaaataaacattttaactgTACAAGAACTAAAATGAACCGACACCTAAGGGGTCATTTGTTTTCTTGAGAACGTAGATAACCAAAAAATTTATGTTTGGAATTATAAATGCTCGAAATTTTAGATGTCCTTCATCGTCTTTAGATAACtatgtttgttttgtaggaatatTTTTTAAGATATCTGGAAATATTTGGATGATTGTATTTGTTTTGATCTACTCGAgaatgtcttaaatttacataatattctaaaaatatttttacactaatttaacataatttgaacttatatagcatatcttttttattaatttgattttttttttaaattaatatagttttttttttatttgattttcctcaacaaaataatatatatttatttaacattgtttatagaataaatattaattttgaatatctttctaaaaaaaataactacaaTATAACTGAAGAGAGTGAAAACATAgttaatagtatttttttttaattataaaatgaaaataaagaagagtgataattaagtatatatgaaaaaaaaaaagggagggattagaaaagaaaaaaggagatGCCCACAACATGAGAATCCAGAAAATCCATGTTTCAAAAGGGCACTAAAAACTCTCGAGACGTCCTCCATAAAGCAACTATCTATTCCATGGGAATCTCCATGAAACAAATAACCCTTAAAAGTAAACAACAACATCTTAACTAAAGtaatcttttaaatattttattgtttaagaaTTATTTGTTCACATTCATCATTTCCTAAAATTGAGACATTATTACGTTATTTTAACCCTCTCAGAAAATTgatcttttacatttcaaagaaATGTCTTTGATGTATTACAATTGGATAACATGGTTGTGTAACATGTTTGTTTAACATTTTACAAAGTTATAAACTTACTATTAAATTTTCCAATCTATACTAAATTTACGAAAGTAACGCTATAACTTGTTTTAGTACAATAAAAATGGAGGATTCAAAACAGACTTTTTGATCGCTAACAAATATGTAAAAGACATTTAAGAAATATTCTTGAAGCTTTTTTTGCATTATAAGAGTTGAAAGCAAAAAAGATGAAGTCTTAGTGTTAGTGAGAGATCCTAATTCCTATCCTATCACACATAGTTTTTAAACAAAGTAAAAATTCTACgcaaatatcatttataaacATGTCAATATGCATCATATTCCATTCAATTTTCCAAAATAGAATTAACTCTTGGTGGAATACTTTTAGgtaataattttgtaaataagtcaaAGTTTATTGTTTGTCATTGTCATTAGATGCtctaatattacaaaattttcaagaatgggTGTATTGAGTTTTTAAGATGTTTTCTTAGTCACTTGTtaagaataggtttaaaagcactttttaaataattgtatgacattttaaatcattgattttataaaaaaaaaaaattaatttaaagtgtcataattattttaaataataattaaagaatTGCATTAGAGAtctttttaatctatttttcaaaatatttttaatctattaaaaaataaaaataaaaaagaaagaaaggaccAGAGGCTAAGCCAAATTacaatttgaaaacatattaaCCAATCATGATATAATTCAAACATTTCGGGACTAAATACGGATTTGAAatgcattttcaaatatttaattgagaaacaagtgattttagaaaaaattgaaatgtatGACATgcactcaaaataacttttgaagtatattttcaacaatttttaccaaatgtgtttaaataaaaattagtttttgaaaaatattctttttctttgacTCTAAAATTATATTCATTTCTATTATCCATCAATAAGTATATCAAGCAAAAGATCCATTTTTAAAACAAGTGAGCACAAACGATATTCTTAAAATAACCGAAAAGTTTTTAATCATTTTGAAAAGTGAGCATTAACGAAATTTTTAAtcgatttttaaattttaagaatcAAATCAGCATTAAGATTTTATAATTCGAGATTAAAAGGACACATTAACCAATGAAAAAGGAAAGCATGAAATTGAttagaaaaatagagaaattaaacATTCTAAAGAAG comes from the Benincasa hispida cultivar B227 chromosome 5, ASM972705v1, whole genome shotgun sequence genome and includes:
- the LOC120078060 gene encoding calmodulin-like protein 30, whose product is MPINPNLLDLQYNVSKKKFLREPSRLFSFKDRQSSGLRRALQPSTEEIKQIFNKFDRNRDGRISKNEYRGILKALGRENSMEEVQNIFRAVDADGDGYINLNEFMEVHRSGGGVQAREIEFAFKTFDLNGDRKISAEEVMRVLRGLGEKCSIEDCRRMVRAVDNDGDGMVDINEFMTMMTRSAKY